GTTGGCCGGCAGCATCgtcctccagctctcagggctgcccgTCTGGCAGGGCACCAGCACCGATCTCACCGAGCTGGCCGGCCACATTGCTTACGTCGAGTATTACCGGTGAGCAGGGCCACGGCGCTGGGCTGCCGGGGCATCTcttggtggggctggggaggtggacGTGCGTGACGGAGCCTTCCTCTGCGCCCAGGTGGTTGGCTTAtctcctcttcttcatcctcGTCCTCACCGTCTGCCTCCTGGCCTGTCTGGGGCTGGCCAAGCGCTCCCGCTGCCTCCTCACCACGTGAGTACCCTGTGGCCGGGCTCAGCGGTGCCGGAGCTGCCAAGAGCGGCAGAGCCAGACCCCGCGGTGTGCTCACCCCTCTTCCCGCAGGATGCTGTGCTGCGGGCTTTTGACGCTCATCCTCAGCTGGGCTTCCATGGCTGTGGACACGGCAGCAGCGGTGGTGAGTGGgactgggaagggagggggggtaCCAGCTGTGCCGGGACAGCCGAGGGCACCCATGCCATCCTTCCCAGCCTCAATGACGTCCCTCTTATCCTCACAGGGCACCAGCGACTTCTGCGTGGCCCCAGATAAGTTCATCATGAACCAGACGGAGAGTGACATCAGCGCAGGTGAGAGCCAGCTGCGGGGTGGAGGTGTGCTCGGGCTAGGACCCCAGTGCTCCCCCAAAACCTACCTGGGGGTCCGGTGCTCTCCACTGTCATTCTGCCACCCCTAcgctgctctctgctccctgaAACGCTCATACCTATGTCTCCCATTCGCTTTGCAGAGGTGGTTCACTATTACCTGTACTGTGACCAGAGCCTGAGCAACCCCTTCCAGCAGGTACAGGGGACCCGGGCACCCCACTTCatgctgcctggggcagggggtgtccccaggggctgggcagctctgtgactgctccccactccccccccctgCAGGCTCTCACCGTCTTCCAGCGCTCCCTCACCACCATGCAGATCCAGATCCAGGGCCTGATACAGTTTGCGCTGCCACTCTTCCCAACTGCCGAGGTACGGGGTGCGGGGAGCCAGGGCCCCATgccccccctctgctccccgtCTTGCCCAGCACTGCCATAACCCACACCTCTCTCCCACAGAAAGATCTTCTGGGGGTCCAGCAGCTCCTCAACTCCTCGGAGACCAGCCTGCACCAGCTCACAGCCATGCTGGACTGCCGGGGGCTACACAAGGTGAGGCGGGGGGACACCGCGACAGGGGTGTGCAGCTCCTGGGGTTACCCCCCACCATCGCCAGCCCTGCCCCATCCTGTGTCCCGCTGCAGGACTACCTGGACGCCCTCATCGGTATCTGCTACGACGGGGTGGAGGGTTTGCTCTACCTGGTGCTCTTCTCCCTGCTGGTGGCCGCCTCCTTCTCCACCATCATCTGTGCCACACCGCGTGCCTGGAAGCACTTTGCTGGCAGGTGGGTCTGCCTTCACCGGGGGGCACAGGGGCTGCGTGCATGGCATGGGAGCCGGGCACGGGGGAGAGGAATTGCCTTTGGGGCCGGGGTGGGTGAGCGCTGGCACCTTGTCCCCGCAGGGACCGGGACTATGATGACATGGACGAGGAAGACCCCTTCAACCCACAGGCGCGTCGCATTGCCACCCACAACCCGGCCCGGGGGCAGCTCCGCAGCTTCTGCAGctacagcagcagcctgggcagccAGAGCAGCCTGCACCCCCCGGCGCAGACCATCTCCAATGCCCCCGTCTCCGAGTACATGTAAGACCCCCTTCCTCCAAGGCGCTGATCCTTGGGTGTCCCCCCCAAATCTTGGGGACGGAGCATCACCCCACACTGGGGATACAGGATGATGGTGAGGGTCTCACTATGCCCCCGACTCTGACGGGCTCTCCCCCTCTAGGAACCAAGCCGTGCTGTTCGGTGGAAACCCCCGCTACGAGAACGTCCCCCTGATCGGCAGAGGCTCTCCTCCTCCCACGGTACGGTGGACGGCCGAGGCCAAGTCCTTCTTGTGATGCCCCCTgtgccgggctggggggtgcttaTCCGGCTGGAGCAGAGACCCTCTGCTTTGCCAGAAAGCCACTCGCCTGGGGCACTGACGAGGTTTgccgggatggggacagggatgggtgAGCTtggccccctcctcctgcccttgcaGAGGACGTGCCCTATCTGTGAGCGCATCCCTCCTGCCTGTCTTGCTAACCCAGTTCCCAGCCGGCCCGCAGAGGCTGTGGGGAGAGGTCATCAGCCACGTGCTCAGAGGAGACCAAAATAGTCTTCCCTTCCcttgctttatttcttatttattctggCTTTCAAAAGACGTTTGTCACAGTCACCCGTGCATGTTTACATTTCCCTGCTGTTTGTTTAAACCCACCCTGTCTGTTAAtgcctgctttatttctttttctttttttctttttttttcttttttttttttttgcatcaattATTTTGGAGCTAAGTTGCCCATCAAGAGTAAGTTCACccacttccttcttcctcctcgtCCCGGGGCAGCAGCTGGGTTCCCGTCCTCCTTCCCCTCCGCGGTGCCTCCCTTCGTCTCCTTTCTTGTGGGGCTGGTTTGCTTTCGGGAAGAGTGCGGAGGGCTCTGGAGGGACGGGGCCACATTTTGTCCCCAGCCCAGGTACAAGAGGATTTGCAGCTCCCATGCGTTGGGAGTGGCAACGGTCCCCGTCTCCATCCCCTTCTTGGCACagtttttccccctccttttctgaCAGCATTTAATCTGCTTCAATGCCTCTATCCAAAGCGGTAGTGCCCCCCCGGCTCAGCCCTCAAGGCCATGGCAGCGGCACCGCGGTAGAGCTGGGGACGCAGCTCCAGGCACGCTGCCACGGCAGGGACATCGTGCTCACCTCTTCTGGGGAAGATTTTTGCCATCAGGTGAAAGCGTGGAGCCGCGCCAGCGCGGGAGGCTGTAATCCGATTGTGCAGACCTGGCAGCTGGCAAGCCTCTTCCCCGGGGGGGATGAACACGGCGGGGATTAATTTGAGCACTTCTCCCCACCCTGAATGGTCTAATTTAACCAGGATTCAGATCCCCGAGGAAGGACTTTCACGGTCCAAAATAACAAACTCGGAATAATCTTCCTTAATGCCTGGCCGGGTGTCCTCCCTTCTGTAAAATGCTGGAGAAATTTAATTCTGCAGCAttggcagggtttgggggggctggaggTTTTGGCCTCTGCCCTGGGCTCGCTGCTACCCCCTTCCCAGTGCAGTGAGGGGACCTTGCCCTGACTGGGGAGCCCCGGGGGGGTTCAGCCTGCAGTGATTGCCGGCGCAGGCACCCGGTGAGTGCCAGCACACCGGAGGTAAGGTTTGTGTGTGGACAGGGAAGATCAGGGGGCACAACCCAGCTCAGCTGCCACAGAGACCCATCCTGCTCCACCACCGTGCCAGCCCAAGCCGGTGCCTGGGGTGCCACCATCCCCATGCCGGTGCAGGGAGGGGAGCTCAAGTCCGTGGCTGGCATCCCGGTGTGAGCCCCTCTGCATCGGATGCATCCAGATGCGGTGATTGGGGCTGAATTTGCCACCAGGCTGGACTTGGGAAGGTGGAGGACGAACCTGGCCAATGTCCCAGCAGTGTGGGAAGGGACAAAGCACAGCATGAGGCACTTGAAGCAtcttggctggggggggggtcctcttCTAGCCCTCAAAAAGCTGTGACCCGGGGTCTGGCCCCCTTACCCACGACAGCCTGGCAGATTAATTGGGGATTAATACAAATGGGAAGCAATCTTCTCTCTTCATCCTCGGGCTTTCTCTGGCAGCTCAGCAGCACGTGGCGGTGCAGGGGTTGGGTTGGACATGGCTGGTGGGGGCTCGGCAGGGGCACGCTGTGGGTTGGGGGTGCGCTGACCCCCCCCGTGTCCTCTCCCTGCAGTACTCCCCGAGCATGCGAGCCACCTACCTGTCCGTCACCGATGAGCACATCAGGCACCACAACAACACCGAGTTCCCAGCCTAACGCGCTCGCCCCGAGCAGCTTGCGGGAGGAGAAAATGCCACCGGCGTTTCTGTAACGGGAAACCAAAGACACCTGGAAAAGATGCGGTGGGAAGCCCGGCAGCAGCGGCTGGAGGACAAACCCCAGCAGTGGGGAGCCCCGTGTCCCCCACGTGCTCTGCgcaccctcttcttcctcccttggCAGCTTCTGCTCAGTCTCAAGTCTTCCTGCCTTACGGCCGACAGTGACTCCGGGGCCAAACGCCGGCCGGTAGCAGGGCAGTGCCACGACCGAGGTCCTGGTGTGCTGGGAAGACCGGAGATGCTTCATGCCCCCACGTCggcttctcctttcccttcccatctGCACCAGCTCGGGGATGTTTTACACCACAGAGGGAAGCCTTCTCCAGTTCCCTCTGCCTGGAGCGCAAAGACTGGGACCACGGGCTtgcccccagcaccagccccttGGGCAGGGGTCCGGGGCAGCGGCTCCTTCACCTCCGTAGCAATGCAGTACCAACCACTAGTGATGCCAGCCCCTTCCCGATGCCCGTGGGCAGTTTTGCCACCCACCGACGGTAACACTGGCTGCTCCCCTCTGCCATGCTCCTGCTCCGCACGGGCAGAGCCGGCTCCCCGTGCCCCCCTCGCTGCCTCCCCCCCGCCTCAGCTGGAGCTGCCTTAGCCCCAGGTTCAGAGGCTCTAGAATTAGGGATGTTTTGGCCTTgctggttttcctttgctttgctccTGGGTTTTACGAATTCTCTGCAGGGCTGAGGCACAGTTTGACTCGCTGCTTCTGTTCCAGCGTGGTTTTACTGCAGTGCATGTTGGTAGCAGGGTTTGGGCTGGTTTGTAGGCTCTTTTTGGCAATTTGGCTCCCCAGGGCCAGCGGGATGGCTGGcagcgtgggctggggcaggctcccctccttctgcaggaCAGCCTTGGGATAACCATGAATCCCCTGGGAGAGGGTTAGGGACTACTCAGGCATCCGTGGGGCAGGATGCGGTCctagggaggggaggggatggtCCTGCCGCCCTGGCTGGCTTGCCCAGCATTGCCAGGGCTTCAGGCTAAGTTGCTCTGTGGGCCGTGGAGGCAGGGGGAAACAAGCACAAGCTGAACTGGATCCTTTGTGGCTGCCCGTTTCGGCACAGGCTGCCCCTGGAACCTCAGCGGGATGCGAGCAAAGGCCCCTTCCCCACGGTAGCCCCTCGCTtgccatggggcagggagagccCCTGCTCCATCCCACTGACTAGGGATGGACCCAGATCTCCCACCCGAAAGGGTGCGGACAGGGTGATGGATGTTTTCCTGCCCACTCACCCTTCTGGTCCCTCTTCCTCCCCGAAACCCAGGACGAGTTCAGCTCTCATAACCACGTTTGGCACCACGGCGTTGGCTTAGCCAGGACTGGGTTCGCTCCAGGGCTCTTCCTCACTGCAAAGGTTGTACCCACGCCGTGGGAGGGCAAAGGCTTTCCCTGTCTGATTGCAATTAGCAGCTacctcctgtgctgctggtggtggctatccatcccttcttccctgcTTTGGCTAACAGTGCTGCAGCCAGGCAGACCCCTGGGGTGGCCAGGTTGTCCCCCTCGGGCGAGCCAGGGGGTCTTACTTGATAGCAGTGACTCACTGTGTCTTTTAAAGATAACTTGTACATACCCTTCAGTCCCCTAACACCGTCTGTCTGTGTTACGTGTGACTAGCATTACTTGCTGTTGGAAACttccaggggatttttttttttttcagcttttaatgtTTTGATGTAACGGTACTGGTAGAAGAGCTGTTTTTTAAACGCATGTGAACTAACCTCATTAGGACTCCATCTAGGAGCTGGAGTCCGGCCTGATTTGTATGTGCCCTCTGGGGAAAAGACAATAAACACTTGTACTAAACTTATCTCCTCCTTGCTGGCTTCTCTGGGCTGACCTGCATCTGCTGCCCCTGCTCAGGTTGCTCTGCCCATCCTGGagtgccagctctgctgggctgggaaTCTTCCTGGCCAGTGCAAACACCTTGCTGCAAGCACTGGTCCCAGCATTTCTTTGCAGTCAAAGTGGTTTTTAATTGGGCTTAAATCCCCTGGCTGCGGCTTGGactggttttggctgtgacagGAGCTGGGGGATGACTGGAGCCATTTCAGGTGCGTCAGTGCTGGGGAGCGGAGGGCAATGTGGGCTTTGGGGGTGCAGCGTGCGTGGACACGTGCCCTCAGTGGGAATGGAGGATGGTGCTGGGGCTGGAAGGTGACCGCAGGGGTCTTGGGTGGGTTGTACCCTGGGAAAGGGTGTCAAGAGCTGCATCTCGCGCTCCTTTCCCACCCGATCTTCCATCGGAGCGAGCTGGAGCCCGCGGTTTGGGTGACACGGCGTGAGCATGGGTGTGCGGGGACCAGTGCCGTCTCCTGGTCCCAGCTGCCGGTGGGCACCGGGCGAGGTGCCGGACCCCCCAGGACTCCACAGCAATGGCTGCGTGTGGCAGCCCCGGGGCGAGGGGGCAACTCATGCCAGCTGCAGGGATGTCGTGGCTCCCTCGGGATCCCGGCCTGCTCCTGCAGGAATGGAATGGTGCAGCTTTCCCTCCTGGCAGAAGGCTGGGGTCTcggaggggagcagagagggtggccctgctgtggggctggggtcaCATCGCTGGGGCTAGAGGGAGCAGGCCATGGCCCACCCTGTCCGTCTGTGTCCCCCCAGCGATGGGGGCCCAGCCTGGTTTCCACCCCACACAGTCGGGGCGTGGGGCcggagctggcagcagagccacTGCCCCCTGTGCTAATTGCACCCCCCCCTTCATTAGCTAGCTGTTGCCCTCCCAAAATGGCGGCAAGCGGCGGCCGTCACGTGTCACCCCCGCCTTGCCCTCCCCAACATGGCGGCGGACGTCACGTGGTCTCCCTCCAGTGTTGCCAGGCAACGGGAGACGCGGCCCTACCAGTGGCTCCCAGTAAGGCCGCGCTGGGAGAGGCCAGTCCCCACCCGGACACCTGAGTCCTCGGGAGGAGGGCTGGGGTGTCACCCGCCGCGGTGGGTCCTCCCTGAGTCCCCCCAATCCCttttgggaccccccccagggccGGGGGACCACCATGGAGATCATGTACGTGTACACGCGGAAACGCAGCGAGTTCGGCCGGCCCTGCAGCTTCTCCGACCGGCCGGCTGAGGTGAACGTGGACATCCCCCCCGACCCCAGCATGGCCAGCAGCTTCATCCTGAGGAACCCCGTGGACAGCTTCGTCCAGCACACCAGTGACATGTCGGAGCATGAGGTGAGGGCTGCCCGCTAGCTGTCGAGGGCCCCCCAGGCTGCCGCTCTGCAGGGCAGCACCGTACAAAGGGGGGAAAGGGGTATTTTGCGCCTTTTCGGCTCAGATTCTTGCTCCGTTTAATCCGCGCTGCCCCCCAGGTCAACACCGAGCGGGTGGAGGTGGAATCCCGCGGCGTCAACCACGTAGAGGGCGGCTGGCCTAAAGACATCAACCCGCAGGAGGTGGAACAAACCATCCGCTTCAGGAAGAAAGTGGAGAAAGACGAAAACTACGTCAACACCATCATGCACCTCGGCACCGTAAGGCTCTGCCCGTCCCTCCTCGTCCCCTCACGCTCCCAGAGCCCCCTCGCCCACCCACTGCCAGTTCCCTCACCTAGGCAGCTCCCCAGAGGCACAGCCTCTGCCTGTGCTTTCCCTGCAGCTGATGGAGCACTGCGTCAAGCAGAACAATGCCATCAACATCTACGAGGAGTACTTTGAAGAAGAGGAGATTGTAGAGGTGGAAGACGAGCCCCCCTCCGCAAAAACCATCAATGTCATCAGGTAGCACAACCAGCTGGGGTCACCGGGCTCTCCAAATCCACAGCGGGCTACTGCAGATTCAACTGCCTTTGGAGACAAAGGAGGTGGAAAACCCAGTGGCTTTAGGATAGTGCTGGAGCAATTTATCGATGGAGAGacctgctgcagcccctccctaCTCCATAACTCCATCTGTTCCTCCCCTCCCTAccctctgccctgcccaggcACTTTGGAGATAGGTACCATGGGGCAAGGACAGATGCAGCTCTGAGCATCTTCTAACAGCGCtttagacaggattttttttttttttttttttttttgctgcctcaAAGATTATTTTCAAATGTCAGGGGCTGTTAGGTCATTTCT
This window of the Accipiter gentilis chromosome 10, bAccGen1.1, whole genome shotgun sequence genome carries:
- the TTYH2 gene encoding protein tweety homolog 2 isoform X1; translation: MPPARADYLAPWWAAWLHGLPHRGLRLQPVPAAFRPRDPDYQQSLLFLGLVAAVCLGLNLLFLTVYLICLCCCKRDQEPETKRPHSCCVTWMAVTAGLICCAAVGIGFYGNSETNDGVYQLLYALDHANHTLTGIDSLVAGTTLQMRVGLEQHLARLNELLAARGDYLQTLKFMQQLAGSIVLQLSGLPVWQGTSTDLTELAGHIAYVEYYRWLAYLLFFILVLTVCLLACLGLAKRSRCLLTTMLCCGLLTLILSWASMAVDTAAAVGTSDFCVAPDKFIMNQTESDISAEVVHYYLYCDQSLSNPFQQALTVFQRSLTTMQIQIQGLIQFALPLFPTAEKDLLGVQQLLNSSETSLHQLTAMLDCRGLHKDYLDALIGICYDGVEGLLYLVLFSLLVAASFSTIICATPRAWKHFAGRDRDYDDMDEEDPFNPQARRIATHNPARGQLRSFCSYSSSLGSQSSLHPPAQTISNAPVSEYMNQAVLFGGNPRYENVPLIGRGSPPPTLSCPSRYSPSMRATYLSVTDEHIRHHNNTEFPA
- the TTYH2 gene encoding protein tweety homolog 2 isoform X3, with amino-acid sequence MPPARADYLAPWWAAWLHGLPHRGLRLQPVPAAFRPRDPDYQQSLLFLGLVAAVCLGLNLLFLTVYLICLCCCKRDQEPETKRPHSCCVTWMAVTAGLICCAAVGIGFYGNSETNDGVYQLLYALDHANHTLTGIDSLVAGTTLQMRVGLEQHLARLNELLAARGDYLQTLKFMQQLAGSIVLQLSGLPVWQGTSTDLTELAGHIAYVEYYRWLAYLLFFILVLTVCLLACLGLAKRSRCLLTTMLCCGLLTLILSWASMAVDTAAAVGTSDFCVAPDKFIMNQTESDISAEVVHYYLYCDQSLSNPFQQALTVFQRSLTTMQIQIQGLIQFALPLFPTAEKDLLGVQQLLNSSETSLHQLTAMLDCRGLHKDYLDALIGICYDGVEGLLYLVLFSLLVAASFSTIICATPRAWKHFAGRDRDYDDMDEEDPFNPQARRIATHNPARGQLRSFCSYSSSLGSQSSLHPPAQTISNAPVSEYMNQAVLFGGNPRYENVPLIGRGSPPPTLPIKILPEHASHLPVRHR
- the TTYH2 gene encoding protein tweety homolog 2 isoform X2 — translated: MPPARADYLAPWWAAWLHGLPHRGLRLQPVPAAFRPRDPDYQQSLLFLGLVAAVCLGLNLLFLTVYLICLCCCKRDQEPETKRPHSCCVTWMAVTAGLICCAAVGIGFYGNSETNDGVYQLLYALDHANHTLTGIDSLVAGTTLQMRVGLEQHLARLNELLAARGDYLQTLKFMQQLAGSIVLQLSGLPVWQGTSTDLTELAGHIAYVEYYRWLAYLLFFILVLTVCLLACLGLAKRSRCLLTTMLCCGLLTLILSWASMAVDTAAAVGTSDFCVAPDKFIMNQTESDISAEVVHYYLYCDQSLSNPFQQALTVFQRSLTTMQIQIQGLIQFALPLFPTAEKDLLGVQQLLNSSETSLHQLTAMLDCRGLHKDYLDALIGICYDGVEGLLYLVLFSLLVAASFSTIICATPRAWKHFAGRDRDYDDMDEEDPFNPQARRIATHNPARGQLRSFCSYSSSLGSQSSLHPPAQTISNAPVSEYMNQAVLFGGNPRYENVPLIGRGSPPPTYSPSMRATYLSVTDEHIRHHNNTEFPA